CCAACCTGCTCGACGCCGGGCAGGTTCATGGTGCCGGAGTTCACCTTCACCAGGTCTTCCAGCAGCTTCACGCTGCGCTCGCGCTCGGCCTCGACGGCGGCGATCATCGCGCGCTCGGCCGGCGTGGGCGGCGCGGCCTGCGCCGGCGCGGCGGACGCGAGGGCGAACGCCCCCAGGAGGGCGGCGCAGGCGGTCTTCATGGGAATGGCTCCGGGTTTCAGCCCGGCTGACTACGCAGGCTGCGGACGAATTCGACAAGGGCCGAGCGCGAGGCGCCGCGCGGCAGGTCGGCGTAGGCCTTGAGCAGTTCGAGCGCGCCGGGCTCGGCCAGCAGCGCGGCCACCTCGTCCACGGCGCTGGAGGTCGGAGAGGCCTCGCCGAACATCTCGGCGACGGGCACGCCCAGGGTCCGGGCGATGCGGGCCAGCATGGAGGCGCTGACGCGGTTGGCGCCCCGCTCGTACTTCTGGATCTGCTGGAAGGTGACGCCGGCCGCCTCGGCCAGCGCCTGCTGCGACAGGCCCTTCAGCTTCCGGAGCAGCCGGATGCGCGCGCCCACCGCGACATCGACGGGATCGGCGATCGCCTCGGGTTTGCTGGCCATGCGCGCTCCGGAACCTCTGCAGTAGTGCCCTATCGCGTCCGGCTCGCCTCGTCATCGGCGGGCGGGGCCACGCCTTGCGGGGCGCCCCGGTCCGAGATGGCGTAGCAGGCCTCGGCGATCACGATCCCGACGGCTCTCCGAAGGGCCCCGACCGCCGGATCGACCCGCTCCAGCGCGATCAGTTCTTCCTCGTAGGGCGCGAGCAGTTCCACAAGGTTCTGCGCCAGTCGCCTGGCGTGCTCGGGATTGTGACTCATCTCGGCCCCCTTGGGGCGAGCCTGAGCGAGGGGGCCTGCGAATGCAAGCAGCCCCCGGTTGGTGACCGGGGGCTGCGGCTCGCCGGGCTACACGCGGCGGTTGCCGGAACTCAATTGGCGGCGATGGCCTGGGCGGCGGTCTGGGCCTGGATGACGGCGCGCCCTTCCCGCTCGGCGATGCGGCGGAAGGTGGCGAGCGCCTGCCCGGTGACCTGGTCCATGTTGTAGTAGCGGTAGGTCGCCAGCCGCCCGACGAACAGCACCTCGGGCGTGTCCAGGGCCAGGGCCTCGTACTTCTTGTAGAGCGCCTGGTTCTCGGGCCGCGGCACCGGATAGTAGGGGTCGCCCTCGGCGCTGGGATACTCGTAGGTGACCGTCGTCCGGCGAGAGGCCTGGCCGGTCATGTGCTTGTATTCGCTGACCCGGGTGTAGGGGACGGCCTCGTCGGGATAGTTCACCACCGCCACCGGCTGGAACCACTCCTGGTCCAGGGTCTCGTGCCGGAACCGGAGGCTGCGGTAGGGCAGCTTGCCGAAGCGGTGGTCGAAGTACTCGTCGACGGGGCCGGTGAAGATCAGCCGGTCGAAGTCGGCCTCGTCCCGGACGTCCTCGTACTCGACCCCGAGTTCGATGGTCAGGCCCTTCTGGTCCAGCATGTTCTCGAACATGCGGGTGTAGCCGTCGAGCGGCATCGACTGGAACTTGTCGGTGAAGTAGCGGTCGTCGGTGTTGGTCCGCGTCGGCACGCGGGCGGTGACCGCCTTGTCCAGCTCGGACGGATCCATGCCCCACTGCTTGCGCGTGTAGCCGCGGAAGAAGGTCTCGTAGAGCTCGCGGCCGACCTGGCTGACCACCACGTCCTCGGACGAGCGGATCTTCTCCACCGGCTCGGCCCGAGAGGCCAGGAACGCCTCGGCCTCGGCGTCGGTCGACAGGTTCACGCCGTAGAGCATGTTCAGGGTGGTGCGGTTGATCGGCATCGGCACGTGCAGGCCGCTCTTCACGCAG
The Phenylobacterium zucineum HLK1 genome window above contains:
- a CDS encoding helix-turn-helix domain-containing protein, whose protein sequence is MASKPEAIADPVDVAVGARIRLLRKLKGLSQQALAEAAGVTFQQIQKYERGANRVSASMLARIARTLGVPVAEMFGEASPTSSAVDEVAALLAEPGALELLKAYADLPRGASRSALVEFVRSLRSQPG